From Rhodanobacteraceae bacterium, the proteins below share one genomic window:
- a CDS encoding Dihydrolipoamide dehydrogenase of 2-oxoglutarate dehydrogenase → MADNKFDVIVIGAGPAGYVCAIRCAQLGLKTACIDAFKGKDGKQALGGTCLNVGCIPSKALLDSSKQFWNLTQHFDVHGITAKDPKIDVKTMVGRKDKIVKQLTGGVGLLFKSNKITPFFGTGKLLKGNKVEVNSFDGEKQTIEAANVIIATGSVPIELPFAKFDNKYIIDNAGALDLDAVPKRLGVIGAGVIGLELGSVWRRLGAEVTVIEALPDFLGVADADIAKAAAREFKKQGLDIHLGAKVSKAEIRKTSKNESAVEVTYADKDGEHTITVDKLLVAVGRRAYTEGLLGEGTGVKVDQRGRIEVDEHCWTGVDGVWAIGDCVRGPMLAHKGEEEGVMVAELIAGRAGHVDYDVIPYVIYTEPEIAWAGKTEQQCKDEGIPYKTGSFPFAANGRALAINEGVGLVKIIAHAETDRILGVHMVGPEVSELIAEGVVAMEFKGASEDLARIIHAHPTLSEVVHEAALAVDKRSIHKAN, encoded by the coding sequence ATGGCTGACAACAAATTCGATGTGATCGTGATCGGCGCAGGCCCGGCCGGCTACGTGTGCGCGATCCGCTGCGCGCAGCTCGGCCTCAAGACCGCCTGCATCGACGCGTTCAAGGGCAAGGACGGCAAGCAGGCGCTGGGCGGCACCTGCCTCAACGTGGGCTGCATCCCGTCGAAGGCGCTGCTGGATTCGTCGAAGCAGTTCTGGAACCTCACGCAGCACTTCGACGTGCACGGCATCACCGCGAAGGATCCGAAGATCGACGTCAAGACGATGGTCGGCCGCAAGGACAAGATCGTGAAGCAGCTCACCGGCGGCGTCGGGCTGCTGTTCAAGTCCAACAAGATCACGCCGTTCTTCGGCACCGGCAAGCTGCTGAAGGGCAACAAGGTCGAGGTCAACAGCTTCGACGGCGAGAAGCAGACGATCGAAGCCGCCAACGTGATCATCGCCACCGGCTCGGTGCCGATCGAGTTGCCGTTCGCGAAGTTCGACAACAAGTACATTATCGACAACGCCGGCGCGCTGGATCTCGACGCCGTGCCGAAACGCCTCGGCGTGATCGGCGCGGGCGTGATCGGACTGGAATTGGGTTCGGTGTGGCGCCGCCTCGGCGCGGAAGTCACCGTCATCGAAGCGCTGCCGGATTTTCTCGGCGTCGCCGATGCCGACATCGCCAAGGCCGCGGCGCGCGAGTTCAAGAAGCAAGGCCTCGACATCCATCTCGGCGCCAAGGTTTCCAAAGCCGAGATCAGGAAAACATCAAAGAATGAATCGGCGGTCGAAGTCACCTACGCCGACAAGGACGGCGAGCACACGATCACCGTCGACAAGCTGCTGGTCGCGGTGGGCCGCCGCGCGTACACCGAAGGCCTGCTCGGTGAGGGCACCGGCGTGAAAGTGGACCAGCGCGGACGCATCGAAGTGGACGAGCACTGCTGGACCGGCGTCGACGGCGTGTGGGCCATTGGCGACTGCGTGCGTGGCCCGATGCTGGCGCACAAGGGCGAGGAAGAAGGTGTGATGGTGGCCGAACTGATCGCCGGCCGCGCAGGCCACGTCGATTACGACGTGATCCCGTATGTCATCTACACCGAGCCGGAAATCGCCTGGGCCGGCAAGACCGAGCAACAGTGCAAGGACGAAGGCATTCCGTACAAGACCGGTTCGTTTCCCTTCGCCGCCAACGGCCGCGCGCTCGCCATCAACGAGGGCGTGGGTCTGGTGAAGATCATCGCGCACGCCGAAACCGACCGCATCCTCGGCGTGCACATGGTCGGCCCCGAGGTTTCCGAGCTGATTGCCGAAGGCGTGGTCGCGATGGAATTCAAGGGCGCGTCGGAAGACCTGGCACGCATCATCCACGCGCACCCCACCCTCTCCGAAGTCGTGCACGAAGCCGCGTTGGCGGTGGACAAGCGCTCGATCCACAAGGCGAATTGA
- a CDS encoding dihydrolipoamide succinyltransferase component (E2) of 2-oxoglutarate dehydrogenase complex: protein MSIEVKVPVLPESVSDATIATWHKKPGDAVKRDENLVDLETDKVVLEVPAPADGVLKEIRHDTGDTVNSQDVIGILEEGAVAEAPKPEPAKPAAAAKVEAPAKAGVGAGGSGLGKAATENLSPAARRVAMEEKIDIAQVQGTGRGGQVTKEDLVNYSKGAPASRPSPQSPAPSPQPPAPSPGSRPEERVPMTRMRARIAERLMQSKNSIAMLTSFNEVNLSKVVAMRKQVGEQFEKTHGIKLGFMSFFVKAACEALKRHPVINASVDGNDIIYHGYQDISIAVATDRGLVTPVLRDAQDMGFADIEKAIANFAKKAREGGLTLDDLQGGTFTITNGGTFGSLFSTPIVNPPQSGILGMHTIKERAVVENGQVIAAPMMYIAISYDHRIVDGKDAVLFLVDIKNQLENPYKMLLGL, encoded by the coding sequence ATGTCGATCGAAGTCAAGGTTCCGGTACTGCCCGAATCCGTCAGCGATGCCACCATCGCCACCTGGCACAAGAAGCCGGGCGACGCTGTGAAACGCGATGAAAACCTGGTCGACCTCGAAACCGACAAGGTGGTGCTGGAAGTGCCCGCCCCCGCCGACGGCGTGCTGAAGGAAATCCGCCACGACACCGGCGATACCGTCAACAGCCAGGACGTGATCGGCATCCTCGAGGAAGGCGCGGTTGCAGAAGCGCCGAAGCCGGAACCTGCCAAACCGGCGGCTGCGGCGAAGGTGGAAGCGCCTGCCAAAGCGGGGGTGGGGGCTGGGGGCTCGGGTCTGGGGAAAGCCGCAACCGAAAATCTTTCGCCTGCCGCACGCCGCGTCGCGATGGAAGAAAAAATCGATATCGCGCAAGTGCAAGGTACGGGCCGCGGCGGCCAAGTGACCAAAGAGGACTTGGTCAACTATTCGAAGGGCGCCCCTGCTTCGCGCCCCAGCCCCCAGTCCCCAGCTCCCAGCCCCCAGCCCCCAGCCCCCAGTCCCGGCTCCCGCCCCGAAGAACGCGTGCCGATGACGCGCATGCGCGCGCGCATCGCCGAACGCCTGATGCAATCGAAGAATTCGATCGCGATGCTGACTTCGTTCAACGAGGTCAACCTCTCGAAGGTGGTCGCAATGCGCAAGCAGGTCGGCGAGCAGTTCGAGAAGACCCACGGCATCAAGCTCGGTTTCATGAGCTTCTTCGTGAAGGCCGCGTGCGAGGCGCTGAAGCGCCACCCGGTGATCAACGCATCCGTTGACGGCAACGACATCATCTACCACGGCTACCAGGATATCTCGATCGCGGTCGCAACCGATCGCGGCCTGGTGACGCCGGTGCTGCGCGACGCGCAGGACATGGGCTTCGCCGACATCGAAAAAGCCATCGCGAATTTCGCGAAGAAAGCACGCGAAGGTGGCCTGACGCTCGACGACCTGCAGGGCGGCACCTTCACCATCACCAACGGCGGCACCTTCGGCTCGCTGTTCTCCACGCCGATCGTCAACCCGCCGCAGAGCGGCATCCTCGGCATGCACACCATCAAGGAACGCGCCGTGGTCGAGAACGGCCAGGTCATCGCCGCGCCGATGATGTACATCGCGATCAGCTACGACCACCGCATCGTCGATGGCAAGGACGCCGTGCTGTTCCTGGTCGACATCAAGAACCAGCTGGAAAATCCGTACAAGATGCTGCTGGGGCTGTGA
- a CDS encoding twitching motility protein PilH translates to MARILIVDDSPSQLEGLKRLVEKLGHQTLTATDGAAGVEAAKRDKPDLVLMDVVMPNLNGFQATRAISKDPGTAHIPVILVTTKDQETDKVWGMRQGAKAYVTKPVNEAELTRTLGEYLGK, encoded by the coding sequence ATGGCACGCATCCTGATCGTCGACGATTCGCCGTCGCAACTGGAAGGCCTGAAACGGCTGGTCGAGAAGCTGGGGCACCAGACGCTCACCGCCACCGACGGGGCGGCCGGCGTGGAAGCGGCCAAGCGCGACAAACCCGACTTGGTGCTGATGGATGTCGTGATGCCCAACCTCAACGGTTTCCAGGCCACGCGCGCGATCTCGAAAGATCCCGGCACCGCGCACATTCCGGTGATCCTGGTCACCACCAAGGATCAGGAAACCGACAAGGTGTGGGGCATGCGCCAGGGCGCCAAGGCCTACGTCACCAAGCCCGTCAACGAAGCGGAACTGACCAGGACGCTGGGCGAATATTTGGGAAAGTAG
- a CDS encoding DnaJ-class molecular chaperone CbpA has product MEFQDYYKTLGVKQGASDDEIKAAYRKLARKYHPDKNKEAGAEDKFKAISEAYEVLHDKQKRAAYDNLRAGGYRAGDSFRPPPGWQQQAPGGFEFRDFGGGGDAGGFSDFFESLFGGRGAGAGPRAQRGPMRGQDVRAGVEIDLRTAYSGGKQRLGLRDATGERTLEVNIPAGILPGKVIRLAGQGEPGYNGAPAGDLLMEVQVREDPQFKLHGHDIEVEVPVSPWEAALGAKVPVPTLGGSVELKIPAGSRSGRKLRLKGRGMPGRMPGDQIVTLSIQIPPADSDKAKAAYTAFEKAFEGFDPRA; this is encoded by the coding sequence ATGGAGTTCCAGGACTACTACAAGACCCTCGGCGTGAAGCAAGGCGCCAGCGACGACGAGATCAAGGCGGCGTACCGCAAGCTCGCGCGCAAATACCACCCGGACAAAAACAAGGAAGCCGGCGCCGAGGACAAGTTCAAGGCCATCAGCGAGGCCTACGAGGTGCTGCACGACAAGCAGAAGCGTGCGGCCTACGACAACCTGCGCGCGGGCGGCTATCGCGCGGGCGACAGCTTCCGGCCGCCGCCGGGCTGGCAGCAGCAGGCGCCGGGCGGTTTCGAGTTCCGCGACTTCGGCGGCGGTGGCGATGCCGGTGGCTTCAGCGACTTCTTCGAATCCTTGTTCGGCGGACGCGGCGCTGGCGCGGGTCCGCGCGCGCAGCGTGGTCCGATGCGCGGACAGGATGTGCGCGCGGGCGTCGAAATCGACTTGCGCACCGCGTATTCCGGGGGCAAGCAGCGCCTGGGTCTGCGCGATGCGACCGGTGAGCGCACGCTGGAAGTGAACATTCCGGCCGGCATCCTGCCGGGCAAGGTGATTCGCCTGGCGGGGCAGGGCGAGCCCGGTTACAACGGCGCGCCCGCGGGCGACCTGCTGATGGAAGTGCAGGTGCGCGAGGATCCGCAATTCAAGTTGCACGGGCACGACATCGAGGTCGAGGTGCCGGTGTCGCCATGGGAAGCCGCGCTGGGCGCGAAGGTTCCGGTGCCGACGCTGGGCGGCAGCGTGGAGCTGAAGATTCCAGCGGGTTCACGCAGCGGCCGCAAGTTGCGCTTGAAGGGCCGCGGCATGCCGGGGCGGATGCCGGGCGACCAGATCGTCACGCTGTCGATCCAGATTCCGCCGGCCGACAGCGACAAGGCCAAGGCGGCCTACACGGCGTTCGAAAAGGCGTTCGAAGGATTCGATCCGCGCGCGTAG
- a CDS encoding Alcohol dehydrogenase, with translation MSMPASFRAFRIHSDDRAYRAGIESMRVDDLSPGEVVIKTAYSSINYKDALAGTGKGKILRRFPLNGGIDVAGHVVASQDPKFKEGDAVLCTGCGLSETRDGGYAEYARLDAKWTIPLPKGLSLRESMILGTAGFTAALALFRMRDNRQTPELGPIAVTGATGGVGMLAVDIFSRAGFEVHAISGKPEHAAFLKALGAREVLDRHELALGNHALESARFGGVVDNAGGSLLAQLLASTAPYGNVASIGLAADAKLDTTVMPFIIRGVSLLGIASAGTARDIREAIWQHLASDWKPAHLHRVCTREVTLDELPGVFDAMLAGQSFGRTLVRIADASPSE, from the coding sequence ATGAGCATGCCCGCAAGCTTCCGCGCCTTCCGCATCCACAGCGATGATCGCGCCTACCGCGCCGGCATCGAATCGATGCGCGTGGACGACCTCTCGCCAGGCGAAGTCGTCATCAAGACGGCGTACTCCTCGATCAACTACAAGGATGCGTTGGCCGGTACGGGCAAGGGCAAGATCCTGCGCCGGTTTCCGTTGAACGGCGGCATCGACGTCGCCGGTCACGTGGTTGCGTCGCAAGACCCTAAGTTCAAGGAAGGCGACGCGGTGCTGTGCACCGGTTGCGGGCTTTCGGAAACGCGCGACGGCGGCTACGCGGAATACGCGCGGCTCGATGCGAAATGGACGATCCCGCTGCCGAAAGGCTTGTCGCTGCGCGAGAGCATGATCCTCGGCACCGCCGGGTTCACCGCCGCGCTGGCGTTGTTCCGGATGCGCGACAACCGCCAGACGCCGGAGCTCGGCCCGATCGCGGTGACGGGCGCGACCGGCGGCGTGGGCATGCTGGCCGTCGACATCTTCAGCCGCGCCGGTTTCGAGGTGCACGCGATCAGCGGCAAACCAGAACACGCGGCATTCCTGAAAGCGCTCGGCGCGCGCGAAGTGCTGGATCGGCACGAGCTCGCACTGGGCAATCACGCACTGGAATCCGCGCGTTTCGGTGGCGTCGTGGACAACGCCGGCGGTTCGCTGCTCGCGCAACTGCTCGCCAGCACCGCGCCGTACGGCAACGTGGCCAGTATCGGCCTTGCCGCGGATGCCAAACTCGATACCACCGTGATGCCCTTCATCATTCGCGGCGTCAGCCTGCTCGGCATCGCTTCGGCGGGCACCGCGCGCGACATCCGCGAAGCGATCTGGCAGCACCTCGCTTCCGACTGGAAACCCGCGCACCTCCATCGCGTCTGCACCCGAGAGGTGACGCTGGATGAATTGCCGGGCGTGTTCGATGCGATGCTTGCCGGCCAGTCATTCGGGCGCACGCTGGTCCGGATCGCGGATGCAAGCCCATCGGAATGA
- a CDS encoding Excinuclease ABC, C subunit-like, producing the protein MFERHPCVYILASRERGTLYVGVPSDLIKRIWEHKSDLVEGFTKKYRVHHLVWYEQHQTMAAAIAREKAIKEWKRSWKIELIETTNPHWRDLHPDITENGFRLSPE; encoded by the coding sequence ATGTTCGAACGTCACCCATGTGTCTATATCCTCGCGAGCAGGGAGCGCGGCACGCTCTACGTCGGTGTACCCTCGGATCTGATCAAACGCATCTGGGAACACAAGAGCGATCTCGTTGAAGGGTTCACCAAGAAATATCGTGTCCACCATTTGGTTTGGTACGAACAGCATCAAACCATGGCAGCTGCGATTGCGCGCGAAAAGGCCATCAAGGAATGGAAGCGATCATGGAAGATCGAATTGATCGAGACTACCAATCCGCATTGGCGTGATCTCCATCCGGACATCACTGAAAATGGATTCCGGCTTTCGCCGGAATGA